Part of the Natrialbaceae archaeon AArc-T1-2 genome, ACGATCCTCGAGGAGCTTGTCAAAAGCCTCGACGAGCGCCTCGTCGAGGCGTACTGTGGGGAGAAACACGCGCGCGGAAACGGCGATCGCCGTTTCCAGCGCGCCGGAACCACAACACGAACAGCTGTGACAACCGCAGGAGAGCACGAATTTTCCCTTCATCACGTCAAAGACACCGCTGCCACCGGTGACGATCCTACCTACTTCCGCCCTCTCGAAGATCTCATCAAATTCGACGGGCAGCGCATCTATCAAGAGGATATTTCGCTCCAGAGTACCGAACTCGCTACGTCGCTCAGCTTTCGTGATGCCGTTGCCCACGGCGACGGCTTCACTCCGATGCCTTCGAGAACCACGATCAACCGCCGAGTCCGTGAGTACGGCAGCAAACTCGGTGACTTCGTTCGTGATCGGCTTCCTGGGACGAATGCAGACACTGTCGTTCCTGACGGAACGAAGTGTCATAGCCAGGACGATCACTGCACGTACCACGACGTCAACGTCACTCTCGGACAGATCACCGAAGACAACGCGGAAACCACGCTCTTAGACGTCAATGTCAACGAACCGTGGGACGATACAGCAGAAGATCTCGAAGAGAACGAGGCGATCACTGACGACGCGACGGTCGTCAGTGACGCCGAGGAATCCCTCGTCGACGCCTTCGAGACCAGCTATCGATCTCATCAGCTCGATCTCGTTCATGTCGGTCGAACGCTTGGATACAAGCTGTGGAAGGACGGTACCTTTTCGCTCGAAACGCGGAAAGCGATCGCCTCAGACGTCACAAACGACTTGTTCCATCTGAAAAACTCGGTTGCGCTCCATGCACCGAGGAATGAGCGTTTGGCGATCCGCGAGCGGATCGACCAAACGCTCGAGAACCTCACGAAGGAGGCGTGGCGCTTAGTGGCGTTCAAAGCCTGAACTGATGGGTGAAACCGAGTGCGGTTGACCGGTTTCACTCATCAGTCGACGCTTGGAACGGTACTTAGAGCAACAGGACTCTCCAAAAGCAGCGGCGTACCTCCGAAAATGGGCACAAGCAACCGTCACATTCGCCGAACTCGCACTCGAGGGACAAGAGGTTCTGTGGACATCGAACGTGGTTGAACGAGCCATGGGCGAAATCTCGAAGCGGTGTAAAAACCAGTGGATGAGATGGACAGAGTCCGGCTTAGAATCGCTCCTCTGGCTCAATCTCGTGAGATATGCCGATTCCGAGCAGTTCGCGGCGTTCGCCGACGAACTGCTCGAGCGTTCAGCCAAAACAGCCATGACATTGGAGGTGTCAGTTGACGCTACCAGAGGCGAACTCTAGACGAGTTTGTGACGGGACCAGTAGCTATCCGCGAGTTTCTTGTATGCCCAGGGATCCTCGGGATACTCCTCGATGAGCGCCTCGAACTCGGCCCTGCTGTCAGCGGTTCTACCCAGTTCCGCGAGCGAGTCGGCGACGAAGTGGCGAAAGTCGAGAAGAAACTCGTCGTCTGCGTCCGGAAACTGCTCGCAGACCTCCCGGCAGAACTCGAGTCGGTGCTCGTGATACGCCGGATCGTTCTCAGCGACGGTGGCAAGATCGCTATCGAGCGTTCGAATGAACGCCTCGAGTGAGAGAAACGTCGGTAATGTTCGGTCTGCCTCTCCGATGGTCGTACTGTCGTCGGGTATGACGGCGAGGATGTACTCCCAAGCAGTTAGCCACTGATCGCAGGCCTCAGCGCGGTTTCCCTTCTCCCGGAGATCGCGTCCCTCCTGTACGAAGTCGTATATCCGTTCTTCATTCGGAACCTCGGGTGCCCAGCGCTCACAGAGTTCCTGTGCCGCCATCCAGATAAAGTCCTGATCGTAGCCTGTGGCATCGACCTCGTATTCGGCTTCCCACTGCTCAGAGAGTGTCGTCGCCGAAGCGAGGTCTTCTGCTCGGTCCCGAAACGCCGCCTCGTTTGTTTCGATGCCGTGATCCGCGAGCTTCTCAACGATTTCGTCCGTCGAGAGTGCTTCGACATCACTGAGTTCCCACGCATCTGCAGGATAGGTACCGTCTGTTGCATTGGCTGTTCGTTGCTCACGCTGGATGGATTGACTGGCGTCCGTGTCTGCGTCGTTACTGCTCTCATCTACGCCGTGTTCGTCGACGTATTGCTCGACACGCTTTCGATCGATTCGGCTCAGTTCGTCACGTTCGTGGGACTCGTAGAGATGCTCTCGGAGCGCAGTCTTCTCATCGAAAGTTTGTTCGCAGTAGCGACAGTCGCTCATTGGTCGAAATACGTAGGGAGGGCGGTAAAACAACTGGTGTCAATGGGACATCCCCGACAAAGCGGCCAAGAATCATTGTGGCCTGTGATATAGTCTCCACCAAAGAACCACCTTACCAATCGATTCGAAGGAGGATTCCAATCATTTGGTAAGGTAAGTACTTTAGAACGAAGTGTGTTTTAATTACCTTCACGGGCTACGTCTATTGGATGACTGCCTACATCTATTACCATTATCCAGATGATCCCCAATACTCTCTCGCATACGTTACTCAGGATCAAGACGAAATAACCGCTGGACAGAACGCAATTATTGAGCGTTATGAGCTTGATGAAGAGTTCTTCGTGTTGTATACGAATCAAGGGGCCAGTGGGACAGTCGAAAATCTCGACGATGATTTCGAAGATGCACTCGATGAGATGTCACCACAGAACCGGACGATAGCTATACGACTACTCCAGATTTTCGAAGAGATAATCGAAGAGAAAGAACTTGAAGAGGATGCAAAGCTCGAGATATACAAACAGATCGAACTTGAGCGGATCCCCGATGCGATCGACCGAATCAATTGGGACTGCGCAGCTGTCGATGTTGCTGGTCAGCTGATGTCTACCCTCATTCTCAAGCATGCGCTTCCCAATGCAAATCATCGGACATCGATCAGTATGGCAAAGTGGTATCTAGAAAGTATCGAAACAGGATTCTCATTCCCGGAATTTGCCACTGAAGAGTACGACTGGAAGAAATGGGTCAACGAGTATATTATCGAATCTAAGCGGATCCTCACTGTTCGACGAAATACCACGGCATTTTCTCTGCTTGCAGAATGGGGTTGTGACGTCGTCAAACGAAAGAACGATATTGAGATCAATCTCGCGGAGTATAATCTTGATCTGTCGCAGTCAGATGCCTACGAGTATTACGGGGACAAGCATACTGATCTCTGTACAGAGTTCCTTATTGAGTCGGTTACACGGGCTGGACACGATGAACTGATTAGTACTGATGGAATCAGTAAAATGGAATTTGTCACGTATCTCGAAGAGTCAGAATAGCGGCGCTAATCCTGAAGATGAGCGACTGTACGCCCGAGTTCACGGGCATGTTCGCTTTCGCCTACATCGTACCGCTCTTCTATTGAGCGGAGTCGTTCTTGGAAGGTCATTTGGTGAAGCCTCCAATAGCTCCTGTTCTAAAGGAGACGGTTCTGACATAAGAACGTTTTCCTAGCTCTTATACTTAGAACCAGCCGGCCTTGCTTAGACATCAGTAACAACGTTCTTTGGCAGTCAAACAAGCTCGAATGTCGTGTGTAGGTTTCGTGGATAGATTGAGATTCAGACTAATTTTACCTTGCGCCAATCCTGTTTCAGCATCAATAAACCGCAGCTACTGCTGGAGTCTAGCAATAGTCTTCCCATCTCGTTCAAGAGTTTGAACCATCCCATCATCAGAAAGATCGTCTAATAAGTCCTGAAGCCAGTCCTGTCCATAGTCACCGTCGGAGGTGTAATCGACTCGAATCCGTGGTCCAAGCTCATCTAACGATAGTTCACCGTATTCACTTAGAGTACGGATGACCCGGCCACGGAACTGTCGACGGCTCCCCTCAAAACTGGGCTGAGTTGGTACATCAGGGGCAGTAAAGTCACCTGTTTCGTAGGCGTCGCACCACTCTCGCCACGGACAGTCGGCTTCATCACATCGGGGTGTTTTCTTGCAGGCGACGGCACCAAGTTCCATAATAGCGTTATTCCAAACGCGAGATCGGCCATCCGGCATTAACTCGTCCGCCAGCTTCTGATACGGTGGATCTTCTGTATTATGTATTTCCGAAAATGCGCGATAACAGACCCGCTCGACGTTCGTGTCGACGACCGCGTCGCCCGCGTTGAACGCGAAACTCGCCACCGCGTTGGCGGTGTAGGGGCCGACCCCCATCAGCTCCTCGAGCCCCCCGGGCGTCGTCGGGAACTCGCCGTCGAACTCCGTCTCGACCTGTCCGGCCGCCTCGTGGAGGTATTTCGCGCGGTTGTTGTAGCCGAGGCTGTGGTCGGTCCAGAAGCCGACGACGTCCGCGCGGTCGGCCGCCGCGAGCTCGGCTGTCGTCGGCCAGCGCTCGAGAAAGCCCTCCCAGGCCTCGACGACGCGCTCGAGCTGGGTCTGCTGGCTCATCACCTCACAGACGAGGATCTCGTAGGGGTCGTCGGTCCGTCGCCACGGGAACTCGCGGTGGTCGTCTTCGTACCACGCGAGCAGGGCCTGGCGGACGGCCGCGAGGTCCTCGGGCAGGGTCCACTCGGTGTCCGGATCGGTCATCGCCCGTCGTTGGGAACGAACGCCCTTTAGGCCTGCCGATAACGCTGTCATAGCGGGGCGTACTGACCGCCAGTCAACGTACCAGATTCAGATACTGTCTTTCGTGGCGTGCAAGAGACAGGGCGAATATACAACACCAGCGTACGGTCAACGATCTGCCAACACAGCACGAGTTGAGACAACCACCAGTGCAAGACAAAGGACGATCATACTCCCTTGCGAAGCCACGGCGACAGCGGAGTCAACCTCTTCGCCGGTCGCAAACGCGATTATGTCGGGAACGGCACGGAGTGAGCCCAGAACACCTAACGCTCCCAGTGCACCGAGCCCGTAGACTGCAAGACGCTCGCGGTCGGTCTCCTGACCTACAGTTGCAAATCCAACGACGAGAATGCCAAAGAGAGCCGGGATGAGCGCCGTCATACTGGCGAAGTCGGTGAGAACCCAAGCGCCGATGCCAAGCACGACCAACACAACGCCGATGATGAGTCCACTCGTGAATGCGAACGGCGTACTGTCTGTCATAGCTGGATGTTTTGCCACCAGCCCTTATAGGTTAGTCATATTATCGATAAGATCGGCAAGTCAGCTACCAACGGCTGAAGCCGTTGGCTTGTCAGTGGACTCCCGTTCTGCCGACACGTAGGCGTCGGACGCCACTTCAGTAGCGTTCACGGTCATCGTTCCCGACTTCAGGGCGTACTGACAGAACGCCCCTCCAGCGGGGGACTTCTGCCCTCGCTGGAGTTTCAGTGCCAATTTTCGGGCCACGTTCTTCGCTGCGTTGTAGTCAGCGTTTGCCGAGTACGAGCAGTCAAGACACTTGAACTGTTGCCCGTCGCGGTTTTCTTCGAGTGTACACCCACACTTCGAGCATTGCTGGCTGGTGTAGGACGGTTCGACTGTTTCGACCACGATGCCAGCCAGTTCTGCTTTGTTCGCGGTTTGTTCTTGCAGCTCGCGGAACGCCCACTGCTGAAACCTCTTGTCGTCGCTGATACGCTCTCGAATCCGCTCCAAGTCCTCGAAGGCGATGTGCGTACAGCCGTGGCGCTTGGCTTCCGCGACGATCTCTTTGGAACACCGATGAAGATAGTCTTCGCTCCACCGACCGAACCTATCACCGATCCGTTGGAACGTCAGATGGGCGCTCCGTGTTCCAGTCTGTTGGAGGCTGGCACGTCGTTTTTCGAACTCGCGGCGTTGGTGGTTGAGGTAGTCGGCGTTCCCGACGAATGCACCCGTTGAGGTCACTGCAATGTGGTCATCAACGTTGCAGTCCACGCCAAGCACGTTCGAATGCTCGGCTTTCTCAGGACGAGTAACGTCGAGTTCCCGTTCCATCACTGCGTGCAGGTAGAACTCGTCGGCTTCGCTGTCGTAGTGGACGGTGCTGGTCGAAAAAGAGTACTCGTCGTTCAGCAAGTACTCGCCATGTGGTGTGCCGTCTGGGTCGTCGGGTAGGTCGTATTCGCATTCGACTCTGCCGTTGACGGTGGCGAGACTTACTTTATCGCGGTAGTAGGTCGCTGCCCGCTTATCGTAGACGATGCTGAACGTGTCGTAATGGGGTTTGCTGGTGTTCTCACCGTCTGCCAGCCGGTCAACGCAGTTGTCAATGTCGTCGGTGGCGCGTTTGATAGCCTTCTGGACGAGATTCGCGTGCAGGTAGTCGGTTTCTTCACGAAGGTCGTC contains:
- a CDS encoding tetratricopeptide repeat protein, which codes for MSDCRYCEQTFDEKTALREHLYESHERDELSRIDRKRVEQYVDEHGVDESSNDADTDASQSIQREQRTANATDGTYPADAWELSDVEALSTDEIVEKLADHGIETNEAAFRDRAEDLASATTLSEQWEAEYEVDATGYDQDFIWMAAQELCERWAPEVPNEERIYDFVQEGRDLREKGNRAEACDQWLTAWEYILAVIPDDSTTIGEADRTLPTFLSLEAFIRTLDSDLATVAENDPAYHEHRLEFCREVCEQFPDADDEFLLDFRHFVADSLAELGRTADSRAEFEALIEEYPEDPWAYKKLADSYWSRHKLV
- a CDS encoding A/G-specific adenine glycosylase, yielding MTDPDTEWTLPEDLAAVRQALLAWYEDDHREFPWRRTDDPYEILVCEVMSQQTQLERVVEAWEGFLERWPTTAELAAADRADVVGFWTDHSLGYNNRAKYLHEAAGQVETEFDGEFPTTPGGLEELMGVGPYTANAVASFAFNAGDAVVDTNVERVCYRAFSEIHNTEDPPYQKLADELMPDGRSRVWNNAIMELGAVACKKTPRCDEADCPWREWCDAYETGDFTAPDVPTQPSFEGSRRQFRGRVIRTLSEYGELSLDELGPRIRVDYTSDGDYGQDWLQDLLDDLSDDGMVQTLERDGKTIARLQQ
- a CDS encoding RNA-guided endonuclease InsQ/TnpB family protein, which codes for MAGTTSHGPISLSSEPSTGGVSQNVRILLYWKPASEAEAAIYDDLREETDYLHANLVQKAIKRATDDIDNCVDRLADGENTSKPHYDTFSIVYDKRAATYYRDKVSLATVNGRVECEYDLPDDPDGTPHGEYLLNDEYSFSTSTVHYDSEADEFYLHAVMERELDVTRPEKAEHSNVLGVDCNVDDHIAVTSTGAFVGNADYLNHQRREFEKRRASLQQTGTRSAHLTFQRIGDRFGRWSEDYLHRCSKEIVAEAKRHGCTHIAFEDLERIRERISDDKRFQQWAFRELQEQTANKAELAGIVVETVEPSYTSQQCSKCGCTLEENRDGQQFKCLDCSYSANADYNAAKNVARKLALKLQRGQKSPAGGAFCQYALKSGTMTVNATEVASDAYVSAERESTDKPTASAVGS